The following is a genomic window from Myxococcales bacterium.
GAGAAGCGCAGAATCATCTAATACAGCGAGAGCTTAAATAATTCTGGTATGCTAAGGCACATTAGGATCTGTGGTACTGATATGAAAAAAGCTATTAAACTAAGCCTATTTGGTGTTCCAGGTGCTGGTAAGGGTACACAAGCTGAGTTGCTGACCTCCTTTTTGTCGGTGCCTCATATCAGTACTGGTGATATGTTTCGTGCATTGCAGACTGGTCAATCAGATCTTTCTAAAAAGATAAAAGCTATTTTAGACTCTGGTGAACTCGTTTCTGACGAGCTTGTTACTGAGATGACTTTTGCTCGACTTGGACAGAGCGATTGTGAAGATGGTTTTTTACTTGATGGTTTTCCTCGTACTTTAAGTCAGGCAAAATCCTTGCAGGAATCGGCGTTTGCGATCGATTTTTTGATTGAAAT
Proteins encoded in this region:
- a CDS encoding nucleoside monophosphate kinase, with the protein product MKKAIKLSLFGVPGAGKGTQAELLTSFLSVPHISTGDMFRALQTGQSDLSKKIKAILDSGELVSDELVTEMTFARLGQSDCEDGFLLDGFPRTLSQAKSLQESAFAIDFLIEIKVERDEIVRRLSGRRVCPVCKATYHIDFLNSDLVCTAGHGKLFQREDDRSAAIEKRLNLFESNLAPVLGFYQEIGRFRSVEGAGQPKEVFQRILGALGFSDEE